The proteins below are encoded in one region of Geomonas ferrireducens:
- the dinB gene encoding DNA polymerase IV, protein MAENRIILHIDMNAFFASVEQQSNPALRGKPVAVIGAAKRTIITTCSYEARAYGVKTGMNTWEARQKCRDLIFVVGNNRKYSYTSKQIIGIMREYTPLVEVFSIDEAFLDVTGCLSLFGSPENIASLIKERIRERFGLTCSVGIAPNKLLAKLASDMQKPDGLTVIAPQEVARVMERVPIKDLCGIGAKTHQQLTKFGIKTCGELGRFPLGVLRKTFGVTGEKLHYMGLGVDDAPVVAEEDADEVKSVGHSTTLDTDITERSEILLYLLQLSEMVGRRARKHGVAGRTVTLTVRYADFTTFSRQASRAEPTSNSDEIYRDAVQILDQLDLTQPVRLLGVRITNLTYHTEQLPLFDSERKKALVASAMDRVNNRYGDFSVTFGTLLGKECGAKVISPAWKPEGVRNVDAD, encoded by the coding sequence GTGGCAGAAAACCGGATCATCCTGCACATCGACATGAACGCGTTCTTCGCCTCGGTGGAGCAGCAGTCCAACCCCGCCCTGCGCGGCAAGCCGGTGGCGGTGATCGGCGCGGCCAAGCGCACCATCATCACCACCTGTTCCTACGAGGCGCGCGCCTATGGGGTGAAGACCGGGATGAATACCTGGGAGGCGCGGCAAAAGTGCCGGGATCTGATCTTCGTGGTCGGCAACAACCGGAAGTACTCCTACACTTCAAAGCAGATCATCGGCATCATGCGCGAGTACACCCCGCTCGTCGAAGTTTTCTCGATCGACGAGGCGTTTCTGGACGTGACGGGATGCCTAAGCCTCTTCGGCTCGCCGGAAAACATCGCGAGCCTCATCAAGGAGCGCATCCGGGAGCGTTTCGGCCTCACCTGCTCCGTCGGCATCGCCCCCAACAAGCTCCTTGCGAAGCTCGCCTCGGACATGCAGAAGCCGGACGGCCTCACCGTCATCGCACCGCAAGAGGTGGCGCGTGTCATGGAGCGGGTCCCGATCAAGGATCTCTGCGGCATTGGGGCGAAGACGCACCAGCAGCTCACCAAGTTCGGCATCAAGACCTGCGGCGAGCTCGGGCGCTTTCCGCTGGGGGTGCTCAGGAAAACTTTCGGGGTGACCGGGGAGAAGCTGCACTACATGGGGCTTGGCGTCGACGACGCTCCGGTCGTCGCCGAGGAGGATGCCGACGAGGTGAAAAGCGTCGGGCACAGTACGACCCTCGACACCGACATCACCGAGCGCTCCGAGATCCTACTGTACCTGTTGCAGCTCTCCGAGATGGTGGGGAGAAGGGCCAGAAAGCACGGGGTTGCGGGGAGGACGGTGACCCTCACGGTGCGCTACGCGGACTTCACCACCTTTTCCAGACAGGCAAGCCGCGCCGAGCCTACCAGCAACAGCGACGAAATCTACCGCGATGCGGTGCAGATCCTCGACCAGCTCGACCTCACCCAGCCGGTGCGGCTGTTGGGCGTCAGAATCACGAACCTCACCTACCACACCGAACAGCTGCCGCTTTTCGATTCCGAGCGCAAAAAGGCGCTCGTCGCGAGCGCCATGGACCGCGTCAACAACCGGTACGGGGATTTTTCGGTCACCTTCGGGACCCTTTTAGGTAAGGAGTGCGGGGCGAAAGTGATCTCCCCCGCGTGGAAGCCTGAAGGGGTGCGCAACGTGGATGCTGATTGA
- the lexA gene encoding transcriptional repressor LexA gives MVELTARQKEVLEIVSRHIEEYGYPPTLREIGAKLGVSGTLGVLKHLDALERKGYLRRQEGSTRGITLSQQGQGVPLPIVGQVRAGTLHPAIEDIEGHFTIDRSQMDKGGTFFLRVKGDSMIHAHIVEGDLALVRPQPDAHNKDIVVAMVGGEATLKRFYREADRIRLQPENPNYDPIIVHEGDGEVSIVGKVVGIYRQME, from the coding sequence ATGGTAGAGCTGACCGCGCGGCAAAAGGAAGTGCTGGAGATCGTGTCCCGGCACATAGAGGAGTACGGCTACCCCCCCACCCTGCGTGAGATCGGTGCGAAGCTAGGGGTGAGCGGCACGCTCGGGGTTCTGAAGCACCTGGACGCCCTGGAGCGCAAGGGATACCTGCGCCGGCAGGAGGGAAGCACGCGCGGCATCACCCTGAGCCAGCAGGGACAGGGGGTCCCCCTCCCCATCGTCGGCCAGGTCCGGGCGGGCACCCTGCACCCCGCGATAGAGGACATCGAGGGGCACTTCACCATCGATCGCTCACAGATGGACAAGGGGGGGACCTTCTTCCTGCGTGTCAAGGGGGATTCCATGATCCACGCCCACATCGTGGAGGGGGACCTGGCGCTGGTGCGCCCGCAGCCCGACGCCCACAACAAGGACATCGTGGTCGCCATGGTGGGCGGAGAAGCCACCCTGAAGCGCTTTTACCGGGAGGCGGACCGGATCAGGCTCCAGCCGGAAAACCCGAACTACGACCCGATCATCGTGCACGAGGGGGATGGCGAAGTCTCGATCGTAGGGAAAGTGGTTGGCATCTACCGGCAGATGGAGTAA
- a CDS encoding porin, producing MFRGVLPFCILCVLASPCRADGDGEYHTPLAGEPGRVTFMGREVEIPAVDRARMNSITLGASLLEPPQGQTSALPVAAFFHRRVTERSHARAMIALFVNEIEYDRDAGGLDVVAQFENETLPVAEREINHGEEVRGTSLYFGTLIGAAGIGYRTPVSPFQVDNDFRVQLLARAGYFYAHREGDTSPGLWVPPDTALLGARLRCRFDGLRRNLLELPHKGVAAGFDLDFTHRDRWRGEEGGSGNRNYAQFRGHLVGAYGVPGISSDRDRFLFALYGGITGAGKGDSFNAFRINGTPFPSEQYDLAWPHYSGVVFDQVLARGYATATAGYRRELTFFLYLSALGSYIWADRSRAEAVDRVTFRDRQGGAATVALDSAFLWNSSLYLAWSYESGVMREGRSGSGFTLMWNKLL from the coding sequence ATGTTTCGCGGCGTGCTCCCTTTTTGCATCCTCTGCGTGCTCGCCTCACCGTGCCGCGCCGATGGGGACGGTGAGTACCACACCCCGCTGGCGGGTGAGCCGGGACGGGTCACCTTCATGGGGCGCGAGGTCGAGATCCCGGCGGTCGATCGCGCCCGGATGAACTCCATCACCCTCGGCGCATCCCTTCTTGAGCCCCCCCAGGGACAGACATCTGCGCTGCCGGTCGCCGCCTTCTTTCACCGGCGCGTCACCGAGCGCTCGCACGCCCGCGCCATGATCGCGCTCTTTGTGAACGAAATCGAGTATGACCGCGACGCAGGCGGCCTGGACGTGGTGGCGCAGTTCGAGAACGAGACCCTCCCAGTGGCGGAGCGTGAGATCAACCACGGCGAAGAGGTGCGGGGGACCTCGCTCTACTTCGGCACCCTCATCGGTGCGGCGGGGATAGGCTACCGAACCCCCGTGTCACCTTTCCAGGTTGACAACGATTTCAGGGTGCAGCTTTTAGCCCGCGCCGGATACTTTTACGCCCACCGGGAAGGGGATACCTCCCCCGGGCTCTGGGTCCCACCGGACACGGCGCTTCTCGGCGCCAGGCTGCGCTGTCGCTTCGATGGCCTGCGCAGAAACCTCCTGGAGCTCCCCCACAAGGGGGTTGCGGCCGGGTTCGACCTGGACTTCACGCACCGGGACCGGTGGCGCGGCGAGGAGGGAGGAAGCGGTAACCGCAACTACGCGCAGTTTCGCGGGCACCTGGTCGGTGCCTACGGCGTGCCGGGGATCTCTTCAGATAGGGACCGGTTCCTTTTCGCCCTGTACGGCGGGATCACCGGTGCAGGGAAGGGAGACAGCTTCAACGCTTTCCGCATCAACGGCACGCCCTTTCCCAGCGAGCAGTACGACCTCGCCTGGCCGCACTACAGCGGTGTCGTCTTCGACCAGGTGCTGGCCCGGGGATACGCGACCGCCACTGCCGGCTACCGCCGTGAGCTCACCTTTTTCCTCTACCTGAGCGCCCTGGGATCGTACATCTGGGCGGACCGCTCCCGTGCCGAGGCGGTGGACCGGGTGACCTTCAGGGACCGCCAGGGTGGCGCGGCAACGGTCGCACTGGACAGCGCGTTTTTGTGGAACTCTTCGCTCTACCTCGCGTGGAGTTACGAATCTGGGGTGATGCGGGAGGGACGCTCCGGCAGCGGCTTCACGCTCATGTGGAACAAGCTTCTGTGA
- a CDS encoding ChaN family lipoprotein yields MSKLAACLLFIIVSLVLPVAAPAGENITRLSDGKQVAMRQVVAQAAKSDLVLVGEVHDNKAHHALQLEVLRAMKKEGIPIAIGIEAMQADSQGDLDAFIAGKMSEERFKEVFARNWSYDWGLYRDIFVFAKENGIHMIALNLPKELVVKVSRRGYAALTDEEKKSLPQGTMCDLNNPHTEFLKKSFGEVFKHVTNGRVFEYFCEAQTLRNSGMATNIRAYLKKAPKTKVVAFTGIWHAVKNAIPEQLSRNGSPLASLVIMPEINEFKGGEASPEVIDYLVSFTAL; encoded by the coding sequence ATGTCCAAGTTAGCCGCTTGCCTGCTCTTCATCATCGTGTCCCTGGTGCTTCCGGTTGCCGCACCGGCCGGAGAGAACATCACGCGCCTAAGCGACGGAAAACAGGTCGCCATGCGACAGGTCGTCGCCCAGGCCGCAAAGTCGGATCTGGTCCTCGTCGGCGAAGTGCACGACAACAAGGCGCACCACGCCCTGCAGCTCGAGGTGCTCCGCGCCATGAAAAAAGAGGGTATCCCCATCGCCATCGGCATCGAGGCAATGCAGGCGGACAGCCAGGGGGACCTGGACGCCTTCATCGCCGGGAAGATGAGCGAAGAGCGGTTCAAAGAGGTCTTTGCCCGAAACTGGTCCTACGACTGGGGGCTTTACCGGGACATTTTCGTCTTCGCGAAGGAAAACGGGATCCACATGATAGCGCTCAACCTCCCGAAGGAGCTGGTGGTCAAGGTTTCGCGCCGCGGCTATGCCGCGCTCACCGATGAGGAGAAAAAGAGCCTCCCGCAGGGGACGATGTGCGACCTGAACAACCCGCACACCGAGTTTCTCAAGAAATCTTTCGGCGAGGTGTTCAAGCACGTCACCAACGGGCGCGTCTTCGAGTACTTCTGCGAGGCCCAGACCCTGCGCAACAGCGGCATGGCGACCAACATCCGCGCTTATTTGAAAAAGGCGCCCAAGACGAAGGTAGTGGCGTTCACCGGGATCTGGCACGCCGTGAAAAATGCCATCCCGGAACAGCTTTCCCGCAACGGCTCACCCCTTGCGAGCCTCGTCATCATGCCGGAGATCAACGAATTCAAGGGAGGCGAGGCCTCCCCCGAGGTGATCGACTACCTGGTCAGCTTCACCGCTCTGTAA
- a CDS encoding M1 family metallopeptidase: protein MRGIGFISFLLVMLFQPLFGLCAEDAAPKVASQEIRVVLDPAMHELRGVTVLTLAGVAKQASLALAPAARIESVRDAGGVKVPWRFDSGSLTLDLAGRAATVTVSWRVSFHDEVSRNQAAEDPSYGVNASIGEEGTFLGGGALWYPVPEQVPQSRTVQVEAPAGIEAVTFGARLSRETSGGVTRSVWREARPVGILSLCAGPYLVEEREVAGIKLYSYLSRDNAALAPRYLDAVARYLPMYQELFGPYPFEKYAVVENFFPTGYGFPSFTLLGGSVIRLPFIVDTSLPHEIAHSWWGNGVDVDASEGNWCEGLVTYLADYLLKERRSEAEGSDYRRQLLIDYASLVTPQNDFPLTSFASRSDPASRAIGYGKGAMVFHMTRRHIGDEAFFAGLRQVARERMYRDASWSDLLRAFSERSGADLSGFRTWLTRPGGPRLALADVTLRRDGKGWRVNGVVRQSAPFFAVELPLRIESAGGATTEVVRIDAREETPFMLTSATAPGRLLLDPAADLFRILAQDEIPATVNSVKGSTRLMGVVARDCRARPETFRTFLASLSQGTAPIVGEDALKPTEAAGRDLVICGVPADRSLIPAGAELPTTTGEGEGAADSLLFQVLMRAAPEKGAVALFLPGSERAALQYAPKVTHYGKYGSLYFAGGVNRRKGTTAAAGGGAVVRFQSQNNP from the coding sequence GTGAGGGGAATCGGGTTTATTTCCTTTCTTTTGGTCATGCTGTTCCAGCCGCTCTTCGGCCTTTGTGCAGAAGACGCAGCGCCTAAGGTCGCGAGCCAGGAGATAAGGGTCGTCCTAGACCCGGCAATGCACGAGCTGCGTGGTGTGACCGTGCTCACTCTTGCCGGGGTGGCGAAGCAGGCCAGCCTCGCCCTCGCCCCGGCGGCGCGCATCGAGTCGGTCCGGGACGCCGGGGGGGTGAAGGTCCCCTGGCGCTTCGACTCGGGCTCTCTTACCCTCGATCTTGCCGGCCGTGCGGCAACGGTGACCGTCTCATGGCGGGTGAGCTTCCACGACGAAGTCTCACGCAACCAGGCGGCCGAGGACCCGAGCTACGGGGTGAACGCGTCCATCGGCGAAGAGGGTACCTTCCTCGGGGGGGGCGCACTTTGGTACCCGGTGCCGGAGCAGGTGCCGCAAAGCCGGACGGTGCAGGTCGAGGCCCCCGCCGGAATCGAGGCGGTCACCTTCGGAGCGCGTCTCTCCCGGGAGACCTCAGGCGGGGTGACCCGCTCCGTCTGGCGCGAGGCGCGGCCGGTCGGGATCCTTTCCCTCTGCGCCGGCCCCTACCTCGTCGAGGAAAGGGAGGTCGCAGGGATCAAGCTCTACAGTTATCTCTCGCGCGACAACGCCGCGCTCGCCCCGCGCTATCTGGACGCCGTCGCAAGGTACCTTCCCATGTACCAGGAACTCTTCGGCCCATACCCCTTCGAGAAGTACGCCGTGGTGGAAAACTTCTTCCCGACGGGTTACGGCTTCCCCTCCTTCACGCTCCTTGGGGGCTCCGTGATCAGGCTTCCGTTCATCGTCGACACGAGCCTTCCCCACGAGATCGCCCACAGCTGGTGGGGTAACGGCGTCGACGTCGACGCGTCGGAGGGGAACTGGTGCGAGGGGTTGGTGACTTACCTGGCGGACTACCTGCTCAAGGAGCGCCGCTCGGAGGCGGAGGGGAGCGACTACCGCAGGCAGCTCCTCATCGACTACGCCTCATTGGTCACGCCGCAAAACGACTTCCCGCTCACCTCCTTTGCCAGCCGCAGTGATCCCGCCTCGCGCGCCATCGGTTACGGCAAGGGGGCCATGGTGTTCCACATGACCCGGCGCCATATCGGGGACGAAGCGTTCTTCGCAGGGCTTAGGCAGGTGGCCCGGGAGCGGATGTACCGGGACGCCTCATGGAGCGACCTCTTGCGCGCCTTCTCGGAGCGCTCCGGGGCCGATCTCTCCGGTTTCAGAACCTGGCTCACCCGTCCCGGCGGCCCGCGCCTCGCGCTGGCGGATGTGACGCTGCGCCGCGACGGTAAGGGGTGGCGGGTGAACGGGGTGGTGCGGCAGTCGGCGCCGTTTTTCGCCGTGGAGCTTCCGCTGCGCATTGAGTCGGCAGGGGGGGCGACGACCGAGGTCGTTCGGATCGATGCACGTGAGGAGACCCCTTTCATGCTGACCAGTGCGACCGCTCCGGGGCGCCTGCTTCTCGATCCCGCCGCGGACCTGTTCCGGATCTTAGCCCAAGACGAGATCCCCGCCACGGTGAACAGCGTAAAGGGCTCAACGCGGCTTATGGGGGTGGTCGCGCGCGACTGCCGGGCGCGGCCGGAAACCTTCCGCACCTTCCTGGCCTCCCTTTCCCAGGGGACGGCCCCCATCGTCGGCGAGGACGCACTGAAGCCGACGGAAGCGGCGGGCCGCGACCTCGTCATCTGCGGCGTACCCGCGGATCGCTCGCTGATCCCGGCCGGTGCGGAACTCCCGACCACGACAGGGGAGGGGGAGGGGGCGGCAGACTCCCTGCTCTTCCAGGTGCTGATGCGCGCCGCGCCGGAAAAGGGGGCGGTCGCCCTGTTCCTCCCGGGATCGGAGCGCGCCGCGCTCCAGTACGCGCCGAAGGTAACCCACTACGGGAAGTACGGCTCCCTGTACTTCGCGGGGGGCGTCAACCGCCGCAAGGGGACCACGGCTGCGGCGGGCGGCGGGGCGGTGGTGCGTTTCCAATCCCAAAATAATCCGTAG